From a single Salvelinus namaycush isolate Seneca chromosome 14, SaNama_1.0, whole genome shotgun sequence genomic region:
- the LOC120059576 gene encoding plexin-B1-like, with protein MENVSKWRTCLNGERVCMENVSKWRTCLNGERVCMENVSKWRTCLHGKFLNMIKPIIFAMPLGMSLISALLVFLLVTTTCSPAVCTYPRFSRNDTSFEHLVLHPDPSVGTVYVGARDHLFQLDGLDGLRLEQEERNGPVTDSKECLPPVTEANCPQARHTSNHNKLLLVDPSAMELITCGSVHQGTCQKRSLTSVKEVLFSTERPVDTQYVAANDPGVSTVGLVVGPRGGERAVLYVGRGYTSSHPPISTRHLANEPVFSYDETAKLAVAGRLSEYDHHFVAAFARRGHVYFLFYRRDIKAVTREYRTYAARVCLDDTSYYSYVEVPLVCHSSSTSSPERNYNLLQAAQVGQGGGREGEKLLGVFSTWASSSNGPSDDSALCVYPLDELDRHIDSTRDLCYTQDGRVEGGGDVAYIEYEVKSSCANLPMNTLKAYPCGSDHTPSPMASRVPIEAEAVLDSPSARLTAVAVSVRAGHTIAFLGDSKGNLHKVFLGSGGRVERYSSILIQPNSPISSDLLLDQMETHIYIMTSTMVEKRPVAECGDHLDCQSCLSAREPYCGWCVLEGRCGQRFQCSRGALQGQWLWSFDQQQQCLSIQSLSLYNISLGVETDIAVSVKGLPSLVEGEAYKCFYQDVESPANVTDTGVTCSTPDASRLPLIGQGEDFVTVPLSLRFLNVTVAAWEFTFFDCGVVQQLSGGMPCRGCVSSHWGCNWCIHQHFCTPNISCDEGVTIYNKHVSVRTTPPVPDSMDVPLATPPTTPEPTAVPTTLSQTIATTTPSNTLATQATTTLEVTTSLQAGAIAEETKVEGDGDRSLPRTTGGTEQTTVTRVELLDWPEALETVFPSSTAGLTGLTGMEPSSPDTTSTISSGVPLLGDLPTGSDRDEIPLAPFQGTASPPWTREWDKGEGETETKMDPATSSATVPSGVDEPNQPSQSFTLTPNPESESPPVYQSGSFALLDCPCVEMVQGSSLLPVNVERKITLVGRHLHLFQDEGLDYECVLTIEGRSVVVDAYVETEDTQPSLYFITCQLHQYAYTAFVEEYDAVINVRRRDTFQIDSADDLHVTLFNCSVGRSDCSRCRTADQKYGCVWCGGTRSRCSFRDSCAGEIKQSCPAPVIHFMEPISGPVDGGTVVTISGSNLGQKAEDIQNSVTLAGVPCTVINSRYEISSRIVCETTASGGQKSGQASVEVRGGGLGFSGQRFSFQDPVLMEIAPHKGPKAGGSALTVMGQSLKTGHLSEVSVLIGGVPCLISSEVMDDQITCMTGGSNRTGAHGITVRFGRAERHLEGDIYYYTSDPNVTMATPSKSFLSGGRLIRVSGQNLDVVQDPRIRVTVSPLECREIPLKRQRRIVPEPDCPEDMLCVVKQFETHCAVSSSSLMLCPTPAVGTEAHNARVKVDFLLDNLHFDFSAVGSGAFSYELNPILIPLNQNDPSKPYQHKPGSIISVEGENLDLAIFKEEVVALIGDGVCSVKTLTHNHLYCEPPSQQPSVMASKKQEGMDSLPEFTVQMGNLNFSLGRVQYDTQVQSTFPLEAQVGVGVGASIVALIVLVIVLIYRRKSKQAVRDYKKVQIQLENLETSVRDRCKKEFTDLMTEMMDCSSDLVGSGIPFLDYRAYAERIFFPGHRESPLRRELDVPECRRQTVEQGLVQLSNLLNSKLFLTTFIHTLEVQRTFSPRDRAYVASLLTVALHGKLEYFTDILKTLLNDLVVQYMAKNPRLMLRRTESVVEKLLTNWMSMCLFTFLRDTAGESFYMLFRAIKHQVDKGPVDVVTGKAKYTLNDNRLLREDVDYKTLTLNVLMPATGNGGVPQTAPAKVLDCDTITQVKEKLLEQAWKGMSFSQRPHTDSLHLEWRAGTAGHLILSDEDLTSVVQGSWKRLNTLQHYKVPDGATVALVPRNTKHVHNDSHDYIPGEKTPMLDDGDEGGVKLWHLVKANEEPDLPKHRRGSLRERERAKAIPEIYLTRLLSMKGTLQKFVDDLFTVILSTNQPVPMAVKYFFDLLDEQALQHNITDSETIHIWKTNSLPLRFWINILKNPQFIFDVQASDHVDAVLSVIAQTFMDSCTIAEHKLGRDSPINKLLYARDIPRYKQMVERYYADIRQTISASDQEMNSALAELSRNYAGEVNYLVALHELYKYINKYYDQIITALEEDSTAQKMQLGYRLQQISAAVENKVTDL; from the exons ATGGAGAACGTGTCTAAATGGAGAACGTGTCTAAATGGAGAACGTGTCTGCATGGAGAACGTGTCTAAATGGAGAACGTGTCTAAATGGAGAACGTGTCTGCATGGAGAACGTGTCTAAATGGAGAACGTGTCTGCATGGCAAGTTCTTGAACATGATCAAACCAAT AATATTTGCAATGCCACTTGGGATGTCTCTGATCTCAGCCCTGCTCGTCTTCCTCCTGGTCACCACCACGTGCTCCCCCGCTGTCTGCACTTATCCCCGTTTCTCCAGAAATGACACTTCATTTGAGCACCTGGTCCTACACCCAGACCCCTCTGTAGGCACGGTCTACGTGGGGGCCAGGGACCATCTCTTCCAACTGGACGGGTTGGACGGCCTGCGTctggagcaggaggagaggaacgGCCCAGTGACTGATAGTAAGGAGTGTCTTCCCCCTGTCACAGAGGCCAACTGCCCCCAGGCCCGGCACACCTCCAACCACAATAAGCTGCTCCTGGTGGACCCCTCAGCCATGGAGCTCATCACCTGTGGTAGtgtccaccaaggcacctgccaGAAGCGCAGCCTAACCTCTGTGAAGGAGGTGCTGTTCTCCACAGAGAGGCCGGTGGATACCCAGTACGTGGCGGCCAACGACCCGGGGGTGTCCACCGTGGGGCTGGTGGTGGGGCCCCGAGGCGGGGAGCGGGCCGTGCTCTATGTGGGCCGTGGTTACACAAGCAGCCATCCGCCCATCTCCACACGCCATCTGGCCAACGAGCCTGTGTTCTCATATGACGAGACCGCCAAGCTGGCTGTGGCGGGAAGGCTTTCGGAGTACGACCACCATTTTGTAGCTGCCTTCGCTCGGCGTGGGCATGTGTACTTCTTGTTCTATCGTCGTGACATTAAGGCTGTGACGCGGGAATACCGTACGTATGCTGCCCGCGTGTGTCTGGATGACACCTCCTACTATTCCTATGTAGAGGTACCCCTGGTGTgtcactcctcctctacctcctccccagAGAGGAACTACAACCTTCTGCAGGCAGCCCAGGTGGGTCAGGGTGGcggcagagagggggagaaattGCTTGGGGTCTTCTCCACCTGGGCCAGCTCCTCCAACGGGCCCTCAGATGACTCGGCTCTGTGTGTGTACCCCCTGGACGAGCTGGACAGACACATCGACTCCACACGAGACCTGTGCTACACGCAGGATGGccgggtggagggaggaggggacgtGGCCTACATCGAGTACGAGGTCAAGTCCAGCTGTGCCAACTTACCCATG AACACCCTGAAGGCTTATCCCTGTGGCTCTGACCACACCCCCAGTCCAATGGCCAGCAGGGTGCCCATAGAAGCTGAGGCGGTATTGGACAGCCCGTCCGCCCGTCTCACCGCTGTGGCTGTCAGTGTGAGGGCGGGGCACACAATTGCCTTTTTAGGAGACTCTAAAGGGAATTTGCACAAG GTGTTCCTAGGCTCTGGGGGTAGGGTGGAGAGGTACTCCTCCATACTCATCCAGCCCAACTCACCCATCAGCAGTGACCTCCTCCTGGACCAGATGGAGACGCACATCTACATCATGACCAGCACAATG GTGGAGAAGCGGCCGGTGGCAGAGTGTGGAGATCACCTGGACTGTCAGTCCTGTCTCTCAGCCCGAGAGCCGTACTGTGGCTGGtgtgttctggagggcag GTGTGGCCAGCGTTTCCAGTGCAGTCGGGGGGCTCTGCAGGGCCAGTGGCTGTGGAGCTTtgaccagcagcagcagtgtCTCAGTATCCAATCCCTAAGCCTGTATAACATCAGCCTTGGAGTGGAGACAGAC attgCTGTTTCAGTGAAGGGGTTGCCCAGTCTAGTGGAAGGCGAAGCATACAAATGTTTCTACCAGGATGTGGAAAGTCCTGCCAACGTCACAGACACTGGTGTGACCTGCTCTACCCCCGACGCCAGCAGGCTGCCTCTTATTGGCCAAGGAGAAG ACTTCGTCACCGTCCCTCTGTCCCTTCGCTTCCTCAATGTGACAGTGGCTGCTTGGGAGTTCACCTTCTTTGACTGTGGCGTGGTCCAACAGCTCTCTGGAGGCATGCC GTGCAGAGGGTGTGTGAGCAGTCACTGGGGCTGTAACTGGTGTATTCACCAGCACTTCTGCACCCCGAACATTTCCTGTGATGAGGGAGTCACAATTTACAACAAACAC GTATCTGTTAGGACCACTCCCCCAGTCCCAGACAGCATGGATGTGCCCTTAGCCACTCCCCCCACCACCCCCGAGCCCACTGCAGTCCCCACCACCCTCTCACAAACCATCGCCACCACCACACCTTCAAACACACTGGCCACCCAGGCTACGACTACACTGGAAGTGACTACCAGTCTGCAGGCAGGGGCCATCGCAGAAGAGACCAAAGTGGAGGGAGACGGAGACAGGAGTCTCCCCAGGACTACTGGCGGAACAGAGCAGACAACAGTCACCAGGGTTGAGCTGCTAGACTGGCCCGAGGCTCTAGAGACTGTGTTTCCTAGTAGTACTGCTGGACTGACTGGCCTCACTGGGATGGAGCCCTCGTCCCCTGACACCACCTCAACCATCTCCAGTGGTGTCCCCCTGTTAGGGGACCTGCCCACTGGCTCTGACAGGGATGAGATCCCCCTGGCCCCCTTCCAAGGTACAGCCTCACCCCCCTGGACCAGGGAATGGgacaagggggagggagagaccgAGACAAAGATGGACCCTGCAACATCCTCTGCCACAGTGCCCTCTGGAGTTGATGAACCAAACCAGCCCTCTCAATCATTTACCCTCACACCTAACCCTGAGTCTGAGTCtccaccagtctaccagtctGGCTCCTTTGCTCTGCTG GACTGCCCGTGTGTGGAGATGGTCCAGGGCTCCTCTCTACTTCCTGTTAATGTGGAGCGGAAGATCACTCTGGTGGGACGCCACCTTCACCTCTTCCAG GATGAGGGTCTGGACTATGAGTGTGTCCTGACCATCGAGGGGCGTTCAGTGGTGGTGGACGCGTACGTGGAGACAGAGGacacccagccctctctctacttcATCACCTGCCAGCTACACCAG TACGCTTATACTGCCTTTGTGGAGGAGTACGATGCCGTGATCAATGTGAGGAGGAGAGACACCTTTCAGATTGATAGTGCTGATGACCTTCATG TGACGTTGTTTAACTGCTCTGTGGGCCGGTCAGACTGCAGCCGGTGTCGTACGGCTGATCAGAAGTACGGCTGTGTGTGGTGCGGGGGAACTCGTTCCAGATGCAGTTTCCGGGACTCCTGCGCTGGCGAGATCAAGCAGTCCTGCCCAGCACCCGTCATCCACTTT ATGGAGCCCATCTCTGGACCAGTAGATGGTGGTACTGTGGTGACCATCTCAGGCTCCAATCTGGGACAGAAAGCAGAAGACATCCAGAACTCTGTCACTTTAGCTGGTGTCCCCTGCACGGTCATCAACAGCAGATATGAGATCTCCTCAAG GATTGTGTGTGAGACCACAGCCAGTGGGGGACAGAAGAGTGGCCAGGCCTCAGtcgaggtgagaggaggaggacttGGATTCTCCGGTCAAAGGTTCAGCTTCCAG gACCCAGTTCTGATGGAGATAGCCCCTCATAAGGGGCCCAAGGCTGGGGGCTCTGCGTTGACCGTAATGGGCCAGAGCCTGAAGACTGGACATCTCAGTGAGGTCAGCGTGCTGATTGGAGGAGTCCCATGCCTCAT CTCCTCGGAGGTCATGGATGACCAGATTACATGTATGACTGGTGGCAGCAACAGAACCGGAGCACATGGAATCACTGTCCGATTTGGTAGAGCAGAGCGCCATCTAGAGGGAGACATTTACTATTACACCTCAGACCCTAACGTAACCATGGCTACACCCTCCAAAAGCTTTCTCAG TGGTGGAAGACTAATACGTGTGTCCGGACAAAACCTGGATGTAGTCCAGGATCCCAGAATCCGGGTGACCGTTAGTCCTCTGGA ATGTAGAGAAATCCCACTCAAGAGGCAAAGACGGATAGTTCCTGAGCCAGACTGTCCTGAAGACATGCTCTGTGTTGTCAAACAG ttTGAGACGCACTGTGCCGTGAGCAGCTCCTCTCTGATGCTGTGCCCTACGCCTGCCGTGGGGACGGAGGCCCACAATGCCCGGGTCAAGGTGGACTTCCTACTGGATAACCTGCACTTTGACTTCAGCGCTGTGGGCAGCGGGGCTTTCAGTTACGAGCTCAACCCCATCCTAATCCCACTGAACCAGAATGACCCCAGCAAACCCTACCAGCACAAACCTGGCAGCATCATCTCTGTGGAG GGGGAGAACCTGGACCTGGCCATCTTTAAGGAGGAGGTGGTGGCTCTGATCGGGGATGGGGTGTGCTCGGTGAAGACCTTGACCCATAACCACCTCTACTGTGAGCCTCCATCCCAGCAGCCCTCAGTGATGGCCAGCAAGAAGCAGGAGGGCATGGATTCTCTCCCCGAGTTCACT GTCCAGATGGGCAACCTGAACTTCTCCCTGGGCAGAGTGCAGTATGACACCCAGGTCCAGTCCACCTTCCCCCTGGAGGCCCAGGTGGGCGTGGGGGTGGGGGCCTCCATCGTAGCCCTCATTGTCCTCGTCATAGTGCTCATATACAG GAGGAAGAGCAAACAGGCCGTGAGGGACTACAAGAAGGTCCAGATTCAGCTGGAGAATCTGGAGACCAGTGTGAGGGACCGCTGCAAGAAGGAGTTCACTG ACCTGATGACTGAAATGATGGACTGTTCCAGTGACCTGGTGGGTTCTGGTATCCCCTTCCTGGACTACAGGGCGTATGCAGAGCGCATTTTCTTCCCTGGCCACCGGGAGTCGCCACTGAGGCGAGAGTTGGACGTGCCGGAGTGCCGTAGACAGACGGTGGAGCAGGGGCTGGTTCAGTTGTCCAACCTCCTCAACAGCAAACTATTCCTCACCACG TTCATCCACACCCTGGAGGTGCAGCGGACCTTTTCGCCTCGGGACCGGGCTTACGTGGCCTCCCTGCTCACCGTGGCCCTGCATGGGAAGCTGGAGTACTTCACTGACATCCTGAAGACTCTGCTCAACGACCTGGTGGTGCAGTACATGGCCAAGAACCCCAGACTGATGCTGCGAAG AACTGAGTCAGTGGTGGAGAAGCTGCTGACCAACTGGATGTCCATGTGTCTGTTTACCTTCCTGAGG GACACTGCAGGGGAATCCTTCTACATGCTGTTCAGAGCCATTAAACACCAGGTGGACAAGGGACCGGTGGACGTCGTGACAGGAAAGGCCAAGTATACACTCAACGACAACAGGCTGCTCCGCGAGGACGTAGATTACAAAACCCTG ACACTGAATGTCCTCATGCCAGCGACAGGCAACGGTGGCGTGCCCCAGACGGCTCCTGCCAAGGTGCTGGACTGTGACACCATAACCCAGGTGAAGGAGAAGCTCCTGGAGCAAGCATGGAAGGGCATGTCCTTCTCCCAGAGGCCCCACACAGACTCTCTCCACCTGG AGTGGCGTGCGGGCACGGCAGGTCACCTGATTCTGTCTGACGAGGACCTGACGTCAGTGGTGCAGGGCTCCTGGAAACGCCTCAACACCCTGCAGCATTACAAG GTTCCGGATGGAGCCACTGTTGCACTGGTACCCCGGAACACCAAACACGTCCACAATGACAGCCATGATTACATTCCTGGAGAGA agacacCCATGTTGGATGATGGGGACGAGGGAGGCGTGAAGCTCTGGCACCTGGTGAAAGCCAACGAGGAGCCAGACCTTCCCAAACACAGGCGTGGCagcctgagggagagagagagggccaaaGCCATCCCTGAGATCTACCTCACCCGCCTACTCTCCATGAAG GGCACACTGCAGAAGTTTGTGGATGACTTGTTCACAGTGATCCTGAGCACTAACCAGCCAGTTCCCATGGCTGTCAAGTACTTCTTTGACCTGCTGGATGAGCAGGCTCTGCAGCACAACATCACAGACTCTGAGACCATCCACATCTGGAAGACTAACAG